Proteins encoded in a region of the Bacillus methanolicus genome:
- a CDS encoding YlzJ-like family protein has protein sequence MILYTMMPHELVFPTEDHEFGKQRTIIYNGVPLLVEMEDDHSFRIVRNLSSDPKHYLDSRCNPGEKISYF, from the coding sequence ATGATTTTGTATACCATGATGCCTCATGAACTCGTTTTCCCAACTGAAGATCATGAGTTTGGCAAGCAAAGAACGATCATTTACAATGGAGTCCCATTGTTAGTCGAAATGGAAGATGATCATTCTTTCAGAATTGTTCGCAATTTAAGCAGTGATCCGAAGCATTATTTGGACTCCCGCTGTAATCCGGGAGAAAAAATTTCTTATTTTTAA
- a CDS encoding ClpP family protease: MDKEPRQNSEYYGEDQQSDEKQSNIIEKIQQLGQTNVPQLSQDSKIHCLAIVGQIEGHIQLPPQNKTTKYEHIIPQIVAIEQNPNIEGLLVILNTVGGDVEAGLAISEMLASLSKPTVSLVLGGGHSIGVPIAVSCSYSFIAETATMTIHPIRLTGLVIGVPQTFEYLDKMQERVINFVTKHSDISAETFKDLMFAKGNLTRDIGTNVVGTDAVKYGLIDEVGGIGQALKKLNELIDLNNGEKEAMIQ; this comes from the coding sequence ATGGATAAAGAGCCGAGGCAAAATTCTGAATATTATGGTGAAGACCAGCAAAGTGATGAAAAGCAGTCAAATATCATTGAAAAAATTCAACAACTTGGCCAAACGAACGTTCCGCAATTATCACAGGATTCGAAGATCCATTGCTTGGCAATTGTCGGTCAAATTGAAGGCCATATACAGCTGCCGCCGCAAAATAAAACGACGAAATATGAACATATTATTCCGCAAATTGTTGCCATTGAACAAAACCCGAATATTGAAGGGCTTCTCGTAATCTTAAATACTGTAGGCGGCGACGTTGAAGCCGGGCTGGCTATTTCAGAGATGCTTGCTTCTTTATCAAAGCCTACTGTTTCACTAGTGCTTGGGGGAGGCCATTCAATCGGCGTACCGATAGCAGTCTCTTGCAGCTATTCTTTTATCGCTGAGACGGCAACGATGACAATTCATCCAATTCGATTAACCGGATTGGTGATAGGAGTTCCCCAGACGTTCGAATATCTGGATAAAATGCAGGAACGAGTGATTAATTTTGTCACAAAGCATTCGGATATTTCGGCGGAAACATTTAAAGACCTCATGTTTGCAAAAGGCAATTTAACGAGGGATATTGGAACGAATGTTGTCGGAACCGATGCAGTCAAATACGGTCTAATTGATGAGGTTGGCGGGATAGGGCAGGCGTTAAAAAAATTGAATGAACTGATTGATTTAAACAATGGTGAAAAAGAGGCGATGATCCAATGA
- a CDS encoding ribonuclease J, with protein sequence MNSRKNESIKLIALGGVGEIGKNMHIVEVDGEIFVVDAGLMFPENEMLGIDIVIPDISYLIENKDRVKAIFLTHGHEDHIGALYYVISKLNVPVYGTRLTLALARAKLKEKEFKGTAHFQEIHSNSRLQFESVDVSFFKTNHSIPDSVGICFHTSEGMIVHTGDFKFDQAAGKLYQPEIGKMANIGDQGVLCLLSDSTEAEKPGYTTSEAIVAREMSDIFYNAPGRIIAACFASDINRIQHIFDSAFENGRKVAVLGKRLERVFDIALDFGYLEVHEDLIIPVQEVSQYQDNEIVLLTTGDQGEPLEALQKMAKQTHKQINIQSGDTVIIAASPLNCSELFISKTIDMVYRAGANVVSSKSIIKASSHGSQEELKFMINLMKPKFFVPVHGEYRMLKAHAKIAMECGLSNSQIHIVDKGEVLEFKNGKMQLSGRVQAGNLLIDGNGVGDVGNIVLRDRKLLSQDGTLIVVVTLSKSEKKIAAGPEIISRGFVYVRESEKLIEESIDLVKEIVDNSISKDSFDWSSLKQDMRDSLNQYLFEKTKRRPMILPIIMEI encoded by the coding sequence GTGAATAGTAGAAAGAATGAAAGCATTAAGCTTATTGCTCTGGGGGGAGTAGGAGAAATTGGAAAGAATATGCACATTGTTGAAGTGGACGGAGAAATATTTGTCGTTGATGCAGGTTTAATGTTCCCGGAGAACGAAATGCTCGGGATTGATATTGTCATCCCTGATATTTCTTATTTGATTGAAAATAAGGACAGAGTTAAGGCGATATTCCTTACGCACGGCCATGAGGACCATATCGGAGCATTATATTATGTTATCTCCAAACTGAATGTTCCTGTTTATGGCACAAGATTAACATTGGCGCTTGCAAGAGCCAAACTGAAAGAAAAAGAATTTAAAGGAACCGCCCATTTTCAAGAAATTCACTCAAACTCGAGACTGCAATTTGAATCGGTTGATGTCAGCTTTTTTAAAACAAATCACAGCATTCCTGATTCAGTCGGAATATGCTTTCATACTTCAGAAGGAATGATTGTACATACCGGAGATTTTAAATTTGACCAGGCTGCCGGGAAGTTATATCAACCTGAAATCGGAAAAATGGCAAACATCGGTGATCAAGGAGTTTTATGTTTGCTTTCAGATAGCACTGAAGCGGAAAAACCTGGATATACTACATCAGAAGCGATTGTTGCAAGAGAAATGTCTGATATATTTTACAATGCACCGGGAAGAATTATCGCTGCCTGTTTCGCTTCAGATATAAATCGAATTCAGCATATTTTTGATTCCGCATTTGAAAACGGAAGAAAAGTAGCTGTATTAGGAAAAAGACTTGAACGAGTTTTTGATATTGCACTTGATTTTGGATATTTGGAAGTTCATGAAGATTTAATCATTCCTGTTCAAGAAGTCAGCCAATATCAAGATAATGAAATCGTATTGCTGACAACAGGTGACCAAGGTGAGCCGCTCGAAGCACTGCAAAAAATGGCAAAGCAGACACACAAGCAGATAAATATTCAGTCCGGGGATACGGTTATAATCGCTGCGTCTCCATTAAATTGCAGTGAACTGTTTATTTCTAAAACAATTGATATGGTTTATCGGGCAGGGGCCAATGTAGTTTCCAGTAAGAGCATTATCAAGGCATCAAGCCACGGAAGCCAGGAAGAATTAAAGTTCATGATAAATTTAATGAAACCGAAATTTTTTGTTCCGGTTCATGGAGAGTATCGCATGCTGAAAGCCCATGCAAAAATCGCCATGGAGTGCGGTCTTTCAAACAGTCAAATCCATATAGTTGATAAAGGTGAAGTTCTTGAATTCAAGAATGGAAAAATGCAGCTGAGCGGCCGTGTTCAAGCAGGGAACTTGTTAATTGACGGAAACGGTGTCGGTGATGTTGGAAACATCGTATTAAGAGATCGGAAGCTCTTATCACAGGATGGAACACTGATCGTCGTCGTAACATTGAGCAAGAGCGAGAAAAAGATCGCCGCAGGGCCTGAAATCATTTCCCGCGGCTTCGTTTATGTCCGTGAATCGGAGAAATTAATAGAGGAGTCAATCGATTTAGTCAAAGAAATTGTTGATAATAGCATATCAAAAGATTCTTTTGATTGGTCGAGTCTAAAACAGGATATGCGGGATTCATTAAATCAATATCTCTTCGAAAAAACAAAGAGGCGGCCAATGATTTTACCGATTATTATGGAAATCTAA